A segment of the Cinclus cinclus chromosome 3, bCinCin1.1, whole genome shotgun sequence genome:
GCAGGGCGATGAGAAGAAGCTCTGCTCGGGGTCTATGGCATCCAGGGGGGACATCTCCGGCGGGGTGGGCAGCCCGTAGGGATAAGTGTCCACGCTggtgctgctgccgctgcccggAGCATCCCGGTACCCCCGCACAGCCGGCAGCCCCGGGCGGGGTGGGTACTCACCCGGGCCCTCTTTGTCCCCCCCGGCCCGGCTGCAGGTCCGCTTCTCCGGCACAGAGTTCTGGTCCCGTGTcaggctgcccagcagaaaGCCGGGATCCACCCGCTTCCCGATGCGCTTGACCTGCTTCTTCCGACGGGGCCGGTACTTGTAGTTGGGATAATCTTGCATGTGCTTCACCCGCAGCCGCTCGGCCTCCTCCACGTAGGGACGCTTCTGAGACAGGCTCAGCGCTTTCCAGGACTTCCCTGAAACGGAGGACACGCTCCCTTAGCACCCGCAGCCTCCCAAGGGTGCCCGATATCCCACCTGGCACGCGCAGAGGATGCGTCCCAAAAACCCCGCAGGAAGACGAGGCGGCAGCGGGTGGGAGAAGAGGGGGGGAATTGAGGCTGCTATAGGGTCTCTGCTCTGACTCCCTTCATCCCAAGTCCCCACACAAGGtgggtttagggttagtatCAAAGAAATCCAGGCAGATGAACTCTCACAGATCCATGGGCTGGGAAAGAGAGCCTGGCTGTGAAGCAGGGACAGCCAAGGCTGTGCCTGGCTGAGCAGAGGGTCAGGACGTGGTGTCCTTTAAGGTgccccagcctgtgccctgCCAGGACTTGCACCAGGGCACAAGGAGACCTGGGCACTGTGACAGCTGGTgtggatggtggaaggtgtccctgcccatggcagggggatggatTCGATGGTCTTTAAgctctcttccaacccaaaccgttccaTGATTCCATAATTCTATGACCTCACTCCTCCCTGTTTGAGATAAAATGTCCCCAAGACATAggacagaaaagcagcattgGGCAGGGAGGTTTTATCCTACAGTGaggctgtcccaggctgctcctcagGGTGAGGGGGAGAGATGAGGATACAGATCAAAGCCTTTGATGCCTTCCCATGGCCTGAGACAGCAGAAATAACACTAATAAGCTGAGATGCTGCATGGCAAAGCAGCAAGGAGAAAACCTAAACCACCAAAGAAAACACCACAGAGCTGTCCAGGGAAACACAAACTTTGGATAAGAGGTTGGGCAGTAAAGCTGTGTTGCAATTCGAGCAGCTCTTTCTCAAGCTGTCTGGGCCGATAATTTTGGTTTGCTCTCTTGGTTTCACATCAAAATGGGGAttgggagaaaaggagaaatagtGGATGCGGAGTGGGAAACAAAAGTGTGTTCAAAATGGGTTGTGATCTCCCAAAAGTAACAGCAgaaatacacacatacacaaccCAGCCATGTAATACTGGGACAAAGTGGGACAGCAAGGACAGGCCAGAAAAATTTGGGGGTCCCTCCTTGCACAGCAGGGCAGCACCCTCAGGGTTTGCAGCAGAGGGGCGGCAGGGTGCCTGTCCCCTGGGATGCAGGACATCATCAGGCTTTGCACCCTGAGGAGTGGCTGCAAACCTGGAGTGTGGGATAGTTTTGGGGTGAGCACCCCGTGGGTGATAGGGTGGGTGCACAGTGCTGCTCCCGGGGTGCAGAACTCCATCAGCCCCAGGGTGCTGCACCCGGGCTGGCTTTGCACCCCAAAAACGGCCAGGTAGGTGTAGGGGTGCCCTCCTGCTGTGTGCCAGACCGGGTCCCCACCTGGGCAGGGTTGGCACCCCCAGGGATGTCCAGTGGCGCCAGCATTCCCAATCCGTGGTGCTGCATCTGGACGGGATTTGCACTCCGGGATGACAGAGTGGGTGCACGGTGCCCACCCCGGGACACTGGATCCGGACGGGATTTGCACCCCAGGAATGGCCGGAGAGTGCCTGGATCCCCACCCCAATGCACTGAATCCCGACGGGCTTTTCACTCCAGGGACCGCAGGTGGGTGCCTGGGGACCAAGCCCGGAGCGCTGGATCCGAATGTGCGTCCCATGCCCGGTTGGGTGCCTGGGTGCCTCCCCCGGGCCGCTGGATCCGGGCAGGGCTTGCACCCCCGGGAATGCCCTGGCGAACTATTGGGTACCGAATGCGAACAAGATCTGCGCCCGCAGGGATCTCCGGTGGGTGCCCCCGGGCACTGAATCCCGAAGGCATTTGCACCTGGATGGGTGGGTGCTCACCCCGGAGCGCCGGATCCGGGCAGGGTTTGCACCCCAGGGGATGTCCGGGTGGGTCCCCgacctcccccctccccaaacccgCGCCCACCGCGCTCCTCACCGAGCATCTTGCTGAGCTCCGCGTTGTGCAGGTCGGGGTTCTGCACCGCCAGCCTCTTCCTCTCGTCCTTCGCCCACACCATGAACGCGTTCATGGGCCGGCGGATGCGGCTCTCGGAGCCCTTCTCTCCCTGCGACGCCCGGGGGggtggccctggggacagcccctCGCCCGCGTCCCCCTCCAGCCGCTCCGGCCAGGGGAATGTGCTGAGCAGCGCAGCcatgaccccccccccccccccccggccccgccgcgctgcCCTCGGGGTCCCCGCGCAGTCCCAGCCTCCTGCCCGGCCTCTCCCGTATTTATGAGCTCCTTGGAAAAAGCCTCCTCCAATGACACCGAAGGGACTCGCTGCTCCTCCTTGTTTGCAAACTCCTCAGCCCCGGCCGGGATGGTGCTGGGAGAAAACTTCTCCCCACCCTCTGCCCGGCATCCCCCGGGGAAAcagcacccccaaacccccacctttctccttcccacacccccttcccccctcttttattattatttttccttattttgccCTCTGAATGGGAGTGAAGAGAGAGCTGGAGATGTCCCGCCCCCAAACAGCCCCgctgcctccctgctcctcagagACCTTAACATTTTAAAGgctgggggggcgggggggtaTCACAGAGAGAGGAGATAAAGGCACTGAaaacttggaaagaaaaggaaaatggcaCCGAAAGGAAGATCCCACTGAGGTGCAAAAAGCCCCTCCCCAGGCTTTGACAAGCTGCAGGACCCTCTTTGCCAAGGGAAATCAAGGCACGGAtcccacgggcagggacacctttccccCACTTCTCCTGCTTtaacccccagcccaggctgtgcttTGCCCATCCCATGTGGGTTTTCACCTCAAATTTCCAGGTCCCCTTGCATGGGATGGAAACTGGGACAACATGAACATGCTGGTGGGTGCTTGTCCAGCCTGGTCGGAATCCTAAGGGAGCTTTTAGGGGAAAACAAGGccgggatggggctgggcacagctcaAAGACGTTGAAACATTCCCAGTCAGTCCCCACTGCCCATCTTTGGACACTGGGAGACAAAGGatcttttccttgctgctgctctttaTGGAGTGCTGCCCCATCCCAAAAAGGCTGGTGGGATGGAAGTCCCAAAGCCACACAATTGTGCTCCCCACTAATCCCAGCTGGGTGTTCACGAAGGTGGGAAAGTCATCCAAGCAGCATTCCTCTCACTAGGACAAAGGATTTCCAGGAAGGTGATGGCACCGAAAATCCCCATCTGGCTGCCCTTTCCCGGCTCATTCCTGCAACCTGCCCCGGGGAATATATTTGATGTCTGGATTCTTTTATGATTTTGACCCGCGGGCATGGGGCTGCGGGGCTGCAGCGGCTCCGCTTTTCTGCCCGTGGGTTTCCTCTCCGTGCTGCCAGAAAAGCGGCGGGACGGGGTGCGGGATGGGCGGGCGCTTCCTGGGGCTGGCCAAGACTGCCCCATCTGACCCCAAGCCAGGGGGGAAAAGCCCGGTGCAGATCCCAGGCCGGGGAGCTGGGGCAGGTTTCCCACGTGCCTGGGTGTTCCTATTGACTCTTGTCAGATTAGGAGTGATGGAGAGAGCGCATGTAAACGTGAGCCGGGCAGGATCCGCCTGGGCTTCCTGgtctctcccttccctctgctctggctctggTTTCTTGTGGATTGCAGCGATTTTAGGGTCAGGAGAGCTGGAATCTGCCAACTTCGCTCgcagcagaagcagcatctGCCCTCCCCGAGTTTTTCCCCGGGACTGAACTAAAACCCTGCGGAAGCAACAACATTTTCCAAAGGAACTGATTAAATCTATTAAGCTATTTACAAGTGGGTTCCATCAGAACTGTGTTATCTGGGAATACAACAGGAAGGCAACTTCTCTTAAATCTAAAAGGCGCAGGAGATTTCCTGGTCTCGGGACAGATTTATAAACCCtttctacacacacacacaaatacacacacacacacacacggaaGAGCTGTCTTTTATCTGGGGTTTGGAGCCGGGCACGCTCCTGGGGACAGCTTGTtctgtcccagcagctccagatcTCTCCCAAAGTCCCGTCTCACGCCTTGAAGTGCCgggatggggcagggagggaggatgcCAAATTCTCCACCCTGCCCTCACAGGTCTCCCCCGGTGCATTttgcaggctggagctgctgcagaggttgGCAGCGAGAATTTGGGAAGAACATCCTTAATTTTGTTCAGTTCCCGTTAGGAAGGGTGGAAATGCCCTGAAAAAGAGGCTGGCAGGGGTTGCAAGGTTTTATCTTGAATGGGGTGGTACTTTGGGTATGGTGAATATGTTGCATGGCTCACTTTTACCTTTTAACCCTCAGGATGCTCAGGAGCTGGATATCATGAATATAAAAACACCTCTGTTGAGGCCCCAGAGACCAGGAATTTTAAGCAGTAGCAGCAGAATTTCCTctcctgggaaaaggaaaaaagatggaTGAGTTCCATTTGATCCCTTTTGCAGCATTGCTTCCACCTTGTCCTGTGTTTCCACACTTTTCAGGATGGATGGAAAGGTCTGGGAGAGGATAAAACCCTGAGCAAGGACAGGACCTGCAccacctcctgcctctgctgccaaaGCCTGGAAGCTCTCGGAGCACCTCTCCGGGTGTTCCCGATCCTCATTATTCCCTCCACATCCTTGGAGTAACATTTGACCTCCCAAAGGTACCACAGGGGTCAACTCGTGGCTTTTCAAAACCTCCTGAGACACAATCTGGGGCTCCTGTGTGGTTATAGCACAAAGAAATCCGGCAGAATATTCCTCGTTTGgatttcctcccttcccagggCCCCCACACAGAATTTTAAGTGCAAACACTGCTGCTATTATTAataaccactttttttttttccccttcttcccctcTCCTGCAGCAC
Coding sequences within it:
- the SOX7 gene encoding transcription factor SOX-7 — its product is MAALLSTFPWPERLEGDAGEGLSPGPPPRASQGEKGSESRIRRPMNAFMVWAKDERKRLAVQNPDLHNAELSKMLGKSWKALSLSQKRPYVEEAERLRVKHMQDYPNYKYRPRRKKQVKRIGKRVDPGFLLGSLTRDQNSVPEKRTCSRAGGDKEGPGEYPPRPGLPAVRGYRDAPGSGSSTSVDTYPYGLPTPPEMSPLDAIDPEQSFFSSPCPEEHHRSHLAGATFSPEYAGGSLPCGHHPLSPMPQPATCMIPPASSCPPLPPPPPPPSYYTPAFPSLPPPNLHAHLGQLSPPPDHHGFDTLDQLSQAELLGEMDRNEFDQYLNNPGHGDHHGGALANGHVPASGSSHSSENSLISVLADATATYYNNYSVS